In Fusobacterium canifelinum, a genomic segment contains:
- a CDS encoding dicarboxylate/amino acid:cation symporter, whose product MAAKKLGLVPKLIIAIIVGILIGQFLPLWIVRIFKTFSTFFGLFLSFFIPLMIVGYVVSGIAKLTEGAGKLLGFTAVVSYVSTIVAGTFSYTVAANLYPKLISGISSGINFEGKDVAPYFTIPLRPPIDVTAAIVFAFMMGITISVMRSQKKGEITFKLFEEYEEIITKVLAGFVIPLLPFHILGIFSEMAYSGIVYKVMGVFLAIYLCIFAMHYIYMLVMFSIAGGVSKRNPFTLIKNQIPAYFTAVGTQSSAATIPVNVQCGLKNGTSPEIVDFVVPLCATIHLSGSMITLTSCIMGVLLLNDMPHSLGMMLPFLCMLGIAMVAAPGAPGGAVMSALPFLFLVGIDSQGPLASLLIALYITQDSFGTAINVSGDNAIAIYVDEFYKKYIKKTA is encoded by the coding sequence ATGGCTGCTAAAAAATTAGGCTTAGTACCAAAATTGATTATTGCAATCATTGTTGGTATATTAATCGGGCAATTTTTACCACTTTGGATAGTTAGAATTTTTAAAACTTTCAGTACATTTTTTGGCTTATTCCTATCATTCTTTATACCACTTATGATAGTTGGATATGTTGTATCAGGAATAGCAAAACTTACTGAAGGTGCTGGAAAACTTTTAGGATTTACTGCTGTTGTTTCATATGTATCAACAATAGTTGCAGGAACATTTTCATATACAGTTGCAGCTAATTTGTATCCTAAATTAATTTCAGGGATTTCTTCAGGAATAAATTTTGAAGGAAAAGATGTTGCCCCTTATTTTACAATTCCATTAAGACCGCCAATAGATGTAACAGCTGCAATAGTTTTTGCATTTATGATGGGAATAACAATCAGTGTTATGAGAAGTCAAAAAAAGGGTGAAATAACATTTAAATTATTTGAAGAATATGAAGAAATTATTACAAAAGTATTAGCTGGATTTGTAATTCCACTATTACCTTTCCATATTTTAGGAATATTTAGTGAAATGGCATATTCTGGTATAGTATATAAAGTTATGGGAGTATTTTTAGCTATATATCTATGTATCTTTGCTATGCACTATATTTATATGCTTGTTATGTTTTCTATTGCTGGTGGAGTATCAAAGAGAAATCCATTTACTCTTATAAAAAACCAAATACCAGCATATTTTACAGCAGTTGGAACTCAATCATCAGCTGCAACTATCCCTGTAAATGTACAATGTGGATTGAAAAATGGAACAAGTCCTGAAATAGTTGATTTCGTTGTTCCTCTATGTGCAACTATTCACTTATCAGGAAGTATGATAACTTTAACAAGTTGTATTATGGGAGTTTTATTATTAAATGATATGCCACATTCTCTTGGAATGATGTTACCATTCTTATGTATGCTTGGAATAGCTATGGTTGCAGCACCAGGTGCACCAGGTGGAGCTGTTATGAGTGCCCTACCTTTCTTATTCTTAGTAGGAATAGATTCACAAGGACCTTTGGCTTCATTATTAATAGCTTTATATATAACACAAGATAGCTTTGGTACTGCTATAAATGTTTCAGGTGATAATGCAATAGCTATTTATGTTGATGAATTTTATAAGAAATATATTAAAAAAACAGCCTAA
- a CDS encoding glucose-6-phosphate isomerase has translation MKKINLDYSKVFNFINQDELSQMKVLVDEVSTKLHNKSGAGNDFLGWLDLPINYDKEEFSRIKKVSEKIKADSDVLVVIGIGGSYLGARAVIECLSHSFFNSLNKEKRNAPEIYFAGQNISGKYLKDLIEIIGDRDFSVNVISKSGTTTEPAIAFRVFKELLENKYGEKAKDRIYVTTDKNKGALKKLADEKGYEEFVIPDDVGGRFSVLTAVGLLPIAVAGISIDDLMNGAKTAREDYSKDFTDNDCYKYAAIRNILYKKNFNIEILANYEPRFHYISEWWKQLYGESEGKDKKGIFPASVDLTTDLHSMGQYIQDGRRNLFETILNVENSDKDIVIKKEVEDLDGLNYLEGKGLSFVNNKAFEGTLLAHIDGGVPNLVINIPEVTAFNIGYLIYFFEKACAISGYLLEVNPFDQPGVESYKKNMFALLGKKGYEELSKELNERLKK, from the coding sequence ATGAAAAAGATTAATTTAGATTATTCAAAAGTTTTTAATTTCATCAATCAAGATGAACTAAGTCAAATGAAAGTTTTAGTTGATGAGGTTTCAACAAAATTACACAATAAAAGTGGGGCCGGAAATGATTTTTTAGGTTGGCTTGATTTACCAATCAACTATGATAAAGAAGAATTTTCAAGAATAAAAAAAGTTAGTGAAAAAATAAAGGCTGACTCTGATGTTTTAGTTGTTATTGGTATAGGTGGTTCATATTTAGGAGCAAGAGCAGTTATAGAATGTTTAAGTCATAGTTTCTTTAACTCTTTAAATAAGGAAAAAAGAAATGCTCCTGAAATATACTTTGCAGGACAAAATATATCAGGAAAATATTTAAAAGACTTAATAGAAATTATTGGAGATAGAGATTTTTCTGTAAATGTAATTTCTAAGTCAGGAACAACAACTGAACCAGCAATAGCTTTCAGAGTATTTAAAGAACTTTTAGAAAATAAATATGGTGAAAAAGCAAAGGATAGAATCTATGTTACAACTGATAAAAATAAAGGTGCTTTAAAGAAACTTGCAGATGAAAAAGGCTATGAAGAATTTGTGATTCCTGATGATGTAGGAGGAAGATTCTCTGTTCTTACAGCAGTTGGTTTACTTCCAATAGCAGTTGCAGGAATAAGTATTGATGATTTAATGAATGGAGCTAAAACAGCAAGAGAAGATTACTCAAAAGATTTTACAGATAATGATTGCTATAAATATGCTGCAATAAGAAATATACTATATAAGAAAAACTTTAATATTGAAATTTTAGCTAACTATGAACCAAGATTTCACTATATTTCTGAATGGTGGAAACAACTATATGGAGAATCAGAAGGAAAAGATAAAAAAGGTATCTTCCCTGCTTCTGTGGATTTAACAACAGATTTACATTCTATGGGACAATATATTCAAGATGGAAGAAGAAACTTATTTGAAACTATATTGAATGTTGAAAATTCTGATAAAGATATTGTTATAAAAAAAGAAGTTGAGGATTTAGATGGACTTAATTATTTAGAAGGTAAAGGACTTTCTTTTGTAAATAATAAAGCTTTTGAAGGAACTTTACTTGCTCATATAGATGGTGGTGTTCCTAATTTAGTTATAAATATTCCTGAAGTTACAGCTTTTAATATAGGATATTTAATTTATTTCTTTGAAAAAGCTTGTGCTATCAGTGGATATTTACTAGAAGTTAATCCTTTTGACCAACCTGGTGTAGAATCATATAAGAAAAATATGTTTGCCCTTTTAGGAAAGAAAGGTTATGAAGAATTGTCAAAAGAATTAAATGAAAGATTAAAAAAATAA
- a CDS encoding autotransporter-associated N-terminal domain-containing protein: protein MNNNLYKVENTLRSIVKRYKSVKYSLGLAILFLMMGVSAFSEEVVAQEAVAQQEVMTTEQIASSKENLRNSVGSLQSKIDAARAENEKGLAGLRLELIQLMEQGDQVVKSPWASWQFGANYMYSQWNGAYKGRGDKSEKYPFEGVFSRSTNVFGRVATARTAAQLTALNSIIAANGGFNPNGNGLNYGLITRAAVLEDPISIEVSAGIRPKNIQKGAITLNVPPVNVQPPTPSAAPGVPNTPSAPNINIPSFSPVAPDVTPPTLPAPPTFAVILGADCNSNCNSDDVNTPRQNTKGGFLGSTDNASSQNLNTILHYTWPNNSLAEKSYAFKMFAEENSSTLPAPTTGGNTYYFNSYNFGGTKEFANGVANSQGTDRNHQYFFIGGSRFWEIDNAGGTPTFEIPSGKTVNLGGILTLGFVSQENGATLRNSGTITDVAEKNDAYITAMGSTTKTIVGPNNTPYNIKRSTDGYVGYKVGMAQVEENSRQGWGTNSWSQVQHQKIENNGTIDFRGERSIGMYIYLPKQAGAYDKWVTYAKLVNTANGKIQISGAESYGMKLAAHSDPSAEMTNNGEITLRKNPNGSDKADNSAAMALMADPSVSNKVSLDAGKAVNNGTINLQDNISNALGMFVNIDSNMTNNKNINISARAQKASGQYKLNVGMRADQVESTYSTTTGAYDTTVINAAGANINITGQGAIGMVANGVNTAGPNGKGTATAINRGTISLDKGTAATAALRGKDSYGMLATNQAKIVNETTGKINIGTSPNSVGMTSILQGTNVSKAENKGQINISGPNSTGVYNTGEFLMNTTTAKIDVSGRQSIGLYAKGQAAQTKTELKAGTVQASNSGVGLYSDKSIVNLDNTSGNLKLIANNGGLLFYNYESKNAANVANGVFKLTGNVKATINNGGYAFYLKGTTIQSNGSISGLANFFDSMFANGTSTGKLDITLNPGGTLMILDKPTGGNIKLSSVATTSSIASSLGHKVTVNNASTKYKVYAVYRGKLEIDQNVNLNNDSTTTNPDAFYKVDFRSSTMTLNSGKTITGTKGGQVALFQGNYDEGGTSKGKVGDISVTNLGTIKLTGNSITTGPAASRKTTTAMAGDFITLTNKGTIEVSGNNGVGIYGAGGSKVTNAQGATIAVGQEGVALYGANRLGSSTLGDRTISVTNAGTLKGINGKTKAFGIFAENTLAVNKSVLTNTGTINFSNSQQSIGIHSVNSTVSNTGKINMGLKGVAINAKNSNITSSGDITLAGNGIAFNFSGAFTGRTLNLTSKVILNGNGNSIFNLKNMTFSSSGSSLTENLNIVSNNKSFSYFSMDNSVLTYNKNKTFAGNKVTLVSAKNSTVDWRANLALSGQESVAFYLNGRKAGATPELKTAAGKTITLTGNKSVGAYGVNGARIENNSNITVGANGAAIYSTGAAGTLKNTGILTLGKNSVGMYMKDGASLSHTGQINSTQEGAKGLVVNRGTAATYTNNGKINLTGTSSIGIHAEGAAHTIDNRNTITVGNTTGKDQSVAIHLKNGGTVRNFNAIKAGNKSIGIYGTTALASLEANSSLTVGDGAIGIYAKGGNVNLNTNSKLTIGKTLGTNQEAVGVYYVGNGGTVNNNLTSFTIGKGSIGIVDAGTGNSTINNNLTSVALPGDAVYTYTSNANSNVVGNTKITSSGNGNYGYYVAGNLTNNAGASMNFSSGTGNVGIYSAYRAGGTGVARNAATITVGKTDLENELYSIGMAAGYTDTKNTSKNRVGHVINTGTINVGFDNSIGMYASGVGSTAENAGTINITGKKAIGMYLESGATGINTTTGKIVIEPSAQSAIAVYSTGKNTVFKNYGQIIIKAPSSKGIVTANGAKDNVVEGTIIVQNGSAEKTKNIEGTAGGDKKFGDKTLSVPKGGLRNSIITDANGKVLTPAEIDATTGTNLSVADPNKVAKNMKVSQEHKDLGSVSRIGMYVDTSGVNFTNPIQGLQHLRGLQKADLIIGAEAAEYTNAKTIAVGPNILRRYNNAIDASGLEKFDVISGSLTWAAVPRRLYGTGKIQSVVMTKVDYKEYAKNSTTPYNFLDGLEQRYGMNALDSKEKRVFNKLNGIGKNEAILLSQAFDEMLGQQYANVQQRVQATGDILDKEFNYLRDEWRTASKDSNKIKTFGTRGEYKTETAGIKDYKYHAYGVAYVHENEDIKLGRGTGWYTGIVHNTFKFKDIGNSKEQMLQAKVGLLKSVPFDENNSLNWTISGDIFVGRNRMHRKFLVVDEVFHAKSRYYTYGIGIKNEIGKEFRLSERFSVRPYAALRLEYGRTSKIREKNGEVRLEVKQNDYFSVRPELGAELVFKHYFGMKALTTSAGVAYENELGRVANAKNKARVGYTSAGWYDLRGEKEDRRGNVKFDLNVGVDNTRVGVTANVGYDTKGENLRGGLGLRVIF from the coding sequence GTGAATAATAATCTATATAAAGTAGAAAATACTTTACGTTCAATAGTAAAGAGATACAAAAGTGTAAAATATTCACTAGGATTAGCTATTTTATTCTTAATGATGGGGGTTAGTGCATTTTCTGAAGAAGTTGTAGCACAAGAAGCAGTGGCACAACAAGAAGTAATGACAACTGAACAAATAGCTTCATCAAAAGAAAATTTAAGGAATTCAGTAGGAAGTTTACAATCTAAGATAGATGCTGCAAGAGCAGAAAATGAAAAAGGCTTAGCAGGATTAAGATTAGAGTTAATTCAATTAATGGAACAAGGAGATCAAGTAGTAAAATCACCTTGGGCTTCATGGCAATTTGGAGCAAACTATATGTATAGCCAATGGAATGGTGCATATAAAGGAAGAGGAGATAAGTCTGAAAAATATCCATTTGAAGGTGTATTTTCAAGAAGTACAAATGTTTTTGGTAGAGTGGCAACAGCTAGAACAGCTGCTCAATTAACAGCATTAAATTCAATAATAGCTGCAAATGGAGGGTTTAATCCAAATGGAAATGGATTAAATTATGGTTTAATAACAAGAGCAGCAGTTCTTGAAGATCCAATATCAATAGAAGTAAGTGCAGGAATTAGACCTAAAAATATTCAAAAAGGTGCAATTACATTAAATGTACCACCAGTTAATGTACAACCACCTACACCAAGTGCTGCACCAGGAGTACCAAATACACCAAGTGCACCAAATATTAATATACCATCATTTTCACCAGTTGCACCTGATGTAACACCACCTACTTTACCAGCACCACCTACTTTTGCTGTAATACTAGGTGCTGACTGTAATAGTAATTGTAACAGTGACGACGTAAATACACCAAGACAAAATACTAAGGGTGGATTTTTAGGTTCAACTGATAATGCTAGTAGTCAAAATTTGAATACTATTTTACACTATACTTGGCCTAATAATAGTTTAGCTGAAAAGTCTTATGCTTTTAAAATGTTTGCAGAAGAAAATTCATCAACTTTACCAGCACCAACAACTGGAGGAAATACTTACTATTTTAACTCATATAATTTTGGTGGAACAAAAGAGTTTGCAAATGGAGTTGCAAATTCACAAGGTACAGATAGAAACCATCAATATTTCTTTATAGGAGGATCTAGATTCTGGGAAATAGATAATGCAGGTGGAACTCCTACTTTTGAAATACCAAGTGGAAAAACTGTAAATCTTGGAGGAATACTTACTTTAGGTTTTGTTTCTCAAGAAAATGGAGCAACACTTAGAAACAGTGGTACTATAACAGATGTGGCTGAAAAGAATGATGCTTATATAACAGCTATGGGAAGTACTACTAAGACAATAGTAGGTCCTAACAATACTCCATATAATATTAAGAGAAGTACAGATGGTTATGTTGGATATAAAGTTGGTATGGCACAAGTTGAAGAAAACAGTAGACAAGGTTGGGGAACAAATAGTTGGTCTCAAGTTCAACATCAAAAAATAGAAAATAATGGAACTATTGATTTTAGAGGAGAACGTTCTATAGGAATGTATATATATCTTCCTAAACAAGCTGGAGCTTATGATAAATGGGTAACTTATGCTAAATTAGTAAATACAGCAAATGGAAAAATTCAAATAAGTGGAGCTGAAAGTTATGGAATGAAATTAGCGGCTCATTCAGATCCAAGTGCTGAAATGACTAATAACGGTGAAATAACACTTAGAAAGAATCCTAATGGTAGTGATAAGGCAGATAATTCAGCAGCTATGGCATTAATGGCAGACCCAAGTGTAAGTAATAAAGTAAGTTTAGATGCTGGAAAAGCTGTAAATAACGGAACTATCAACTTACAAGATAATATTTCAAATGCATTAGGAATGTTTGTAAATATTGATTCTAATATGACAAATAACAAAAATATAAATATATCTGCTAGAGCACAAAAAGCAAGTGGACAATATAAATTAAATGTTGGTATGAGAGCAGACCAAGTTGAATCTACTTACTCAACAACAACAGGAGCATATGATACAACAGTTATAAATGCTGCAGGTGCAAATATCAATATCACTGGACAAGGTGCTATTGGTATGGTTGCTAATGGAGTAAATACAGCAGGACCAAATGGAAAAGGAACAGCAACTGCAATAAATAGAGGAACAATATCTCTTGATAAAGGTACAGCTGCAACTGCTGCTTTACGTGGAAAAGACAGTTATGGAATGTTAGCAACAAATCAAGCTAAAATAGTAAATGAAACAACAGGAAAAATCAATATAGGAACTTCTCCAAATTCTGTTGGTATGACATCAATATTACAAGGAACTAATGTTTCTAAGGCAGAAAATAAAGGTCAAATCAATATATCAGGACCAAATTCAACAGGTGTATATAATACTGGAGAATTTTTAATGAACACAACTACTGCTAAAATTGATGTATCTGGAAGACAATCTATAGGACTTTATGCTAAAGGACAAGCAGCACAAACTAAAACAGAATTAAAAGCTGGAACTGTACAAGCATCAAATTCTGGAGTAGGTTTATATTCAGATAAATCAATTGTTAACTTAGATAATACTTCAGGAAATTTAAAATTAATTGCAAATAATGGAGGATTATTATTCTATAACTATGAATCTAAAAATGCTGCAAATGTTGCTAATGGGGTATTCAAGTTAACAGGTAATGTAAAAGCAACTATAAATAATGGTGGTTATGCTTTCTACTTAAAAGGTACAACAATTCAAAGTAATGGATCTATAAGTGGATTAGCTAACTTCTTTGATAGTATGTTTGCTAATGGAACTAGTACAGGAAAGCTTGATATAACTTTGAATCCAGGTGGAACTCTAATGATTTTAGATAAACCTACTGGAGGAAATATCAAATTAAGTAGTGTTGCTACAACTTCAAGTATAGCTTCAAGTTTAGGACATAAAGTAACAGTAAATAATGCATCTACAAAATACAAGGTATATGCAGTATATAGAGGAAAGTTAGAAATAGATCAAAATGTTAATTTAAACAATGATTCAACAACTACAAATCCTGATGCTTTCTATAAAGTGGACTTCCGTTCATCTACTATGACATTAAATAGTGGAAAAACTATAACAGGAACAAAAGGTGGACAAGTAGCTTTATTCCAAGGAAACTATGATGAAGGTGGAACTTCAAAAGGAAAAGTTGGAGATATATCAGTAACTAACTTAGGAACAATCAAATTAACAGGAAATAGTATAACAACTGGACCAGCAGCTAGTAGAAAAACAACTACTGCTATGGCAGGAGACTTCATTACTTTAACAAATAAAGGAACTATTGAAGTAAGTGGAAATAATGGAGTAGGTATCTATGGTGCAGGTGGTTCTAAAGTAACAAATGCTCAAGGTGCAACTATTGCTGTTGGACAAGAAGGAGTTGCCCTATATGGTGCAAATAGATTAGGTTCTTCTACATTAGGAGATAGAACTATTTCTGTAACAAATGCAGGTACATTAAAAGGTATAAATGGAAAAACAAAGGCCTTTGGTATATTTGCTGAAAATACTTTGGCAGTTAATAAATCTGTATTAACAAATACAGGAACTATTAATTTTTCAAATTCTCAACAAAGTATAGGAATTCATTCTGTAAATTCTACTGTATCAAATACAGGTAAAATTAATATGGGATTAAAAGGTGTTGCTATTAATGCTAAAAATTCTAATATTACTTCATCAGGAGATATTACATTAGCAGGAAATGGTATAGCATTTAACTTTAGTGGAGCATTTACAGGAAGAACATTGAATTTAACTTCTAAAGTAATATTAAATGGAAATGGAAACTCAATCTTTAACTTAAAAAATATGACATTTAGTTCAAGTGGTTCAAGCCTAACTGAAAATCTAAATATAGTATCAAATAACAAGAGTTTCTCATATTTCTCAATGGATAATTCAGTGTTAACTTATAATAAGAATAAAACATTTGCAGGAAATAAAGTAACATTAGTAAGTGCAAAAAATTCTACTGTTGATTGGAGAGCAAACTTAGCATTAAGTGGACAAGAAAGTGTAGCTTTCTACTTAAATGGAAGAAAAGCAGGAGCAACTCCTGAATTAAAAACAGCAGCTGGAAAAACTATTACTCTAACAGGTAACAAATCAGTTGGAGCTTATGGGGTAAATGGTGCAAGAATAGAAAATAATTCTAATATAACAGTTGGAGCTAATGGGGCAGCAATCTATTCAACAGGAGCAGCTGGAACATTAAAGAATACTGGAATATTAACTCTTGGAAAGAATTCAGTTGGAATGTATATGAAAGATGGAGCTTCACTTTCTCATACAGGACAAATTAATTCAACACAAGAAGGTGCAAAAGGATTAGTTGTAAATAGAGGAACAGCTGCAACTTACACAAACAACGGTAAGATAAACTTAACTGGAACATCTTCAATAGGTATACATGCTGAAGGTGCAGCACATACTATTGATAACCGTAATACAATAACAGTAGGAAATACTACTGGAAAAGATCAAAGTGTTGCTATTCACTTGAAAAATGGAGGAACAGTAAGAAACTTTAATGCAATAAAAGCTGGAAATAAATCAATAGGTATCTATGGAACAACAGCATTAGCTAGCTTAGAAGCAAATTCATCACTAACAGTTGGAGATGGAGCAATAGGTATCTATGCAAAAGGTGGAAATGTAAACTTAAATACAAACTCTAAGTTAACAATAGGAAAAACATTAGGAACTAACCAAGAAGCAGTTGGAGTTTACTATGTTGGAAATGGAGGAACAGTTAATAATAACTTAACATCTTTCACTATTGGAAAAGGATCTATTGGTATAGTTGATGCTGGAACAGGAAACTCGACTATCAATAATAACCTAACATCAGTAGCTTTACCTGGAGATGCAGTATATACTTATACATCTAATGCAAATTCAAATGTTGTAGGAAATACTAAAATAACATCTTCTGGAAATGGAAACTATGGATATTATGTAGCTGGTAATTTAACAAATAATGCTGGTGCAAGTATGAATTTTTCTAGTGGAACTGGAAATGTTGGAATATACAGTGCATATAGAGCTGGTGGAACAGGAGTTGCTAGAAATGCTGCTACTATAACAGTAGGTAAAACAGATTTAGAAAATGAATTATACAGTATAGGTATGGCAGCAGGATATACAGATACTAAAAATACAAGCAAAAATAGAGTAGGTCATGTAATCAATACAGGAACTATTAATGTTGGATTTGATAATTCAATAGGAATGTATGCTTCAGGAGTAGGATCAACTGCTGAAAATGCTGGAACAATTAATATTACTGGTAAAAAAGCAATAGGAATGTATTTAGAAAGTGGAGCAACAGGAATAAATACAACTACTGGTAAGATTGTAATAGAACCTTCAGCACAAAGTGCAATAGCTGTATACTCAACAGGTAAAAATACTGTATTTAAAAACTATGGACAAATAATTATAAAAGCTCCTAGTTCAAAAGGTATAGTAACAGCAAATGGTGCAAAAGATAATGTTGTAGAAGGAACTATAATTGTTCAAAATGGATCAGCAGAAAAAACTAAAAATATAGAAGGAACTGCTGGTGGAGATAAGAAGTTTGGAGATAAAACTCTAAGTGTACCTAAAGGTGGACTAAGAAATAGTATAATAACAGATGCAAATGGAAAAGTTTTAACTCCAGCTGAAATAGATGCAACTACTGGAACTAATTTATCAGTAGCAGATCCAAATAAAGTAGCTAAGAATATGAAAGTATCACAAGAACATAAAGATCTTGGTTCAGTATCAAGAATAGGTATGTATGTGGATACATCAGGTGTAAACTTTACTAACCCAATACAAGGATTACAACATTTAAGAGGTTTACAAAAAGCTGATTTAATAATTGGAGCAGAAGCTGCAGAATACACTAATGCTAAAACTATAGCTGTTGGACCAAATATTTTAAGAAGATATAACAATGCAATAGATGCAAGTGGATTAGAAAAATTTGATGTTATATCAGGATCTCTAACTTGGGCAGCAGTACCAAGAAGATTATATGGTACTGGAAAAATCCAATCTGTTGTAATGACTAAAGTGGATTACAAAGAATATGCTAAAAATAGTACTACTCCATATAATTTCTTAGATGGATTAGAACAAAGATATGGTATGAATGCACTTGATTCAAAAGAAAAGAGAGTATTTAATAAATTAAATGGAATAGGAAAGAATGAAGCTATCTTATTGTCACAAGCATTTGATGAAATGTTAGGACAACAATATGCAAATGTACAACAAAGAGTACAAGCAACAGGAGATATCTTAGATAAAGAATTTAACTATCTAAGAGACGAATGGAGAACAGCTTCTAAGGATTCAAATAAAATTAAAACATTTGGAACTAGAGGAGAATATAAGACTGAAACTGCTGGAATAAAAGATTATAAGTATCATGCTTATGGAGTAGCTTATGTTCATGAAAATGAAGATATTAAATTAGGAAGAGGAACTGGATGGTATACAGGTATAGTTCATAACACTTTCAAATTTAAAGATATAGGAAATTCAAAAGAACAAATGTTACAAGCAAAAGTAGGATTATTGAAATCAGTTCCATTTGATGAAAATAATAGTTTGAATTGGACAATATCAGGAGATATCTTTGTAGGACGTAACAGAATGCATAGAAAATTCTTAGTTGTAGATGAAGTATTCCATGCAAAATCTAGATACTATACTTATGGAATAGGAATAAAGAATGAAATAGGTAAAGAATTTAGATTAAGTGAAAGATTCTCAGTAAGACCATATGCAGCATTAAGACTAGAATATGGAAGAACATCTAAGATAAGAGAAAAGAATGGAGAAGTAAGATTAGAAGTTAAACAAAATGACTACTTCTCAGTAAGACCAGAATTAGGAGCAGAATTAGTATTTAAACATTACTTTGGAATGAAAGCATTAACTACATCAGCAGGAGTAGCTTATGAAAATGAATTAGGAAGAGTTGCAAATGCTAAGAATAAAGCAAGAGTAGGTTACACATCAGCTGGTTGGTATGATCTAAGAGGAGAAAAAGAAGACAGAAGAGGAAATGTTAAATTTGACTTGAATGTTGGAGTAGATAATACAAGAGTTGGAGTAACTGCCAATGTAGGATATGATACTAAGGGAGAAAACCTAAGAGGTGGACTAGGATTAAGAGTTATATTCTAA
- a CDS encoding OmpA family protein, which produces MGKRKNSTTTIMVMLFLLVFSLPALAVQTLTTTQMRENSIRINALELKNVDILNSEAPKEMTIVLDERSLNFDFDKSNVKPQYYDLLTNIKEFVEQNNYEITIVGHTDSIGSNAYNFKLSRRRAESVKAKLLEFGLAEDRIVGIEAMGEEQPIATNETKEGRAQNRRVEFKLVQRENK; this is translated from the coding sequence ATGGGAAAGAGAAAAAACTCAACAACAACAATAATGGTAATGTTGTTCTTATTAGTATTTTCTTTACCAGCATTAGCAGTTCAAACTTTAACAACAACTCAAATGCGTGAAAATAGTATAAGAATAAATGCGCTAGAATTAAAGAATGTAGATATATTAAATTCAGAAGCACCAAAAGAAATGACAATAGTATTAGATGAAAGATCATTAAATTTTGATTTTGATAAATCAAATGTAAAGCCACAATATTATGATTTATTAACTAATATAAAAGAATTTGTAGAACAAAACAATTATGAAATAACAATAGTAGGACATACTGACTCAATAGGAAGTAATGCATATAACTTTAAACTTTCAAGAAGAAGAGCAGAAAGTGTAAAAGCTAAGTTACTAGAATTTGGATTAGCAGAAGATAGAATAGTGGGAATAGAAGCAATGGGAGAAGAACAACCAATAGCGACTAACGAAACAAAAGAAGGAAGAGCACAAAACAGAAGAGTAGAATTTAAATTAGTTCAAAGAGAAAATAAATAG
- a CDS encoding FAD-I family protein, producing MKNKILFGTMLALLLVGSVSFADDDADKKRLLEEYDKMQAEKAKEAERLAKENPQATEVVGENGEVVVTEGEEVAQAPKKSEKDMTESERMDVEVQRIKKRMLEINDKIENYNKTNEMIDNLEKNVGELERKVNY from the coding sequence GTGAAAAATAAAATATTATTTGGAACAATGTTAGCGTTACTTTTAGTAGGCTCAGTTTCATTTGCAGATGATGATGCAGATAAAAAGAGATTATTAGAAGAATATGACAAAATGCAAGCAGAAAAAGCAAAAGAAGCAGAAAGATTAGCAAAAGAAAATCCACAAGCAACAGAAGTTGTTGGAGAAAATGGAGAAGTAGTTGTAACAGAAGGAGAAGAAGTTGCGCAAGCTCCAAAGAAATCTGAAAAAGATATGACAGAATCAGAAAGAATGGATGTAGAAGTTCAAAGAATCAAGAAAAGAATGTTAGAAATAAATGATAAGATTGAAAACTACAATAAGACAAATGAAATGATAGACAACTTAGAAAAGAATGTTGGGGAATTAGAAAGAAAAGTAAATTATTAA